In Bradyrhizobium sp. 1(2017), one DNA window encodes the following:
- a CDS encoding RidA family protein, which produces MTTPKGPQLTVLPTAAEHETRPKAQVLQPSGWPVPKGYANGMAAEGRIVVTGGVIGWDAEERLADGFVAQVRQTLANIAAILAEAGARPEHLVRLTWYVVDMDEYLANLKELGKVYRDVFGAHYPAMALVQVVRLVEKAARIEIEATAVIPR; this is translated from the coding sequence GTGACGACGCCAAAAGGCCCGCAGCTTACGGTGCTGCCGACGGCAGCCGAGCACGAAACCCGCCCCAAGGCGCAGGTCCTCCAGCCGTCCGGCTGGCCGGTGCCGAAGGGCTACGCCAACGGCATGGCTGCCGAGGGGCGCATCGTCGTCACGGGCGGGGTGATCGGCTGGGATGCCGAAGAGCGTCTCGCGGACGGCTTCGTCGCGCAGGTGCGCCAGACCCTGGCCAACATCGCCGCGATCCTGGCTGAAGCCGGTGCCCGGCCCGAACACCTCGTGCGCCTGACCTGGTACGTCGTCGACATGGACGAGTACCTGGCCAATCTGAAGGAGCTGGGCAAGGTCTACCGCGACGTCTTCGGCGCGCACTATCCCGCTATGGCGCTGGTCCAGGTCGTCCGGCTCGTCGAGAAGGCGGCGCGCATCGAAATCGAGGCCACCGCCGTCATTCCTCGCTGA
- a CDS encoding benzoate-CoA ligase family protein, giving the protein MANAAKVQVSGSCDGNAVTAHVDTFARQHLPPRELWPDFIFTRPELIYPARLNCVSYFLDRWVEQSHGDAPCVVSPVVSYTYRELQALVNRIANVLVGKLGLVTGGRVLLRSANNPMMVATYLAVIKAGGIVVATMPLLRAKELSYPIQKAEITLALCDGKLSEEMEKAKSAAPGIKHVVYWGNGAPDSLEALIADASPEFRAVDTASDDVCLIAFTSGTTGDPKGTMHFHRDMLAVCDGYARNILRAEQKDRFVGSAPLAFTFGFGGVLFPMHIGASFVVLEKTTPDDILNAIEQYRTTVCFTAPTAYRAMIGKLAGRDISSLRKCVSAGETLPKPTFEAWFKATGIKLMDGIGSTELLHIFISATEDEIRPGATGKPVPGYEAKIVDDEGRDVPPGTMGRLAVRGPTGCRYLADERQRKYVQNGWNVTGDTYLMDADGYFWYQSRSDDMIVSAGYNIAGTDVEAALLTHPSVVECGVVGAPDEARGMIVKAYVIAAPGVTPDAQLVTELQEHVKREIAPYKYPRAIEFVAQLPKTETGKLKRFALRQLAQATSSGVAAE; this is encoded by the coding sequence ATGGCCAACGCCGCCAAGGTTCAAGTGTCGGGTTCGTGTGACGGCAATGCCGTGACGGCCCATGTCGATACGTTCGCGCGGCAACATCTGCCGCCGCGCGAGCTCTGGCCCGATTTCATCTTCACGCGGCCGGAGCTGATCTATCCAGCGCGATTGAACTGCGTCAGCTACTTCCTCGATCGCTGGGTCGAGCAGAGCCACGGCGATGCGCCTTGCGTCGTCAGTCCTGTGGTCAGCTACACCTATCGCGAGCTGCAGGCGCTCGTGAACCGCATCGCCAACGTGCTCGTCGGCAAACTGGGCCTGGTGACGGGCGGGCGCGTGCTGCTGCGCTCGGCCAACAATCCGATGATGGTCGCGACCTATCTCGCCGTCATCAAGGCTGGCGGCATCGTCGTTGCCACCATGCCGCTCCTGCGCGCCAAGGAGCTGTCATATCCGATCCAGAAGGCCGAAATCACGCTCGCGCTGTGCGACGGAAAGCTCTCCGAAGAGATGGAGAAGGCGAAATCCGCAGCGCCGGGTATCAAGCACGTGGTCTATTGGGGCAACGGAGCGCCGGATTCGCTCGAAGCGCTGATCGCGGATGCGAGCCCGGAATTCAGGGCCGTCGATACCGCCTCCGACGACGTCTGCCTGATCGCCTTCACGTCGGGTACGACGGGCGATCCCAAGGGCACCATGCATTTCCACCGGGACATGCTGGCGGTCTGCGACGGCTACGCGCGCAACATCCTGCGCGCCGAGCAGAAGGACCGCTTCGTCGGCTCGGCGCCGCTCGCCTTCACCTTCGGTTTCGGTGGTGTGCTGTTTCCGATGCATATCGGCGCCTCCTTCGTGGTGCTGGAAAAGACGACGCCGGACGACATTCTCAATGCGATCGAGCAGTACAGGACCACGGTCTGCTTCACGGCGCCGACCGCATACCGGGCCATGATCGGCAAGCTCGCAGGCCGCGACATCTCCTCGCTTCGCAAATGCGTCTCCGCCGGTGAGACGCTGCCGAAGCCCACATTCGAAGCTTGGTTCAAGGCCACCGGCATCAAGCTGATGGACGGCATTGGTTCGACGGAATTGCTGCACATCTTCATCAGCGCCACCGAGGACGAGATTCGTCCCGGCGCGACCGGCAAGCCGGTGCCGGGCTATGAGGCCAAGATCGTCGACGACGAGGGCCGAGATGTGCCGCCGGGCACGATGGGCCGCCTCGCGGTGCGCGGTCCGACCGGCTGCCGTTATCTTGCCGACGAGCGGCAACGGAAATACGTCCAGAACGGCTGGAACGTCACCGGCGACACCTACCTGATGGATGCCGACGGTTACTTCTGGTACCAGTCGCGCTCCGATGACATGATCGTGTCGGCCGGCTACAACATCGCGGGCACCGACGTCGAGGCGGCGCTGCTCACGCATCCCTCGGTCGTCGAGTGCGGTGTGGTTGGAGCGCCGGACGAGGCGCGCGGCATGATCGTGAAGGCGTATGTCATTGCCGCGCCCGGTGTGACGCCGGACGCCCAGCTCGTGACCGAGCTGCAGGAGCATGTCAAACGCGAGATCGCGCCGTACAAATATCCGCGCGCGATCGAATTCGTGGCGCAATTGCCGAAGACCGAGACCGGCAAGCTGAAACGCTTTGCCCTGCGGCAGCTGGCGCAGGCGACGTCCTCGGGCGTCGCGGCCGAATGA
- a CDS encoding MarR family winged helix-turn-helix transcriptional regulator → MPAVSDCINMLDSETKAVETPEDHAEELRLWLRLLTCTTLIEGEVRGRLRQRFDVTLPRFDLMAQLDKAPDGMTLSDVSKRMMVSNGNVTGLVERLVESGHLDRRTSETDRRVQVIRLTKLGRAEFRRMAAEHETWIADLFADLTPKDVRELMRLLAKTKASAQKSAARRRP, encoded by the coding sequence ATGCCCGCCGTGAGTGACTGCATCAACATGCTCGATTCCGAGACCAAGGCGGTCGAAACGCCGGAGGACCACGCCGAAGAGCTTCGGCTGTGGCTGCGGCTCCTCACCTGTACCACCCTGATCGAGGGCGAGGTTCGCGGCCGGCTGCGGCAGCGGTTCGACGTCACATTGCCCCGGTTCGATCTGATGGCGCAGCTCGACAAGGCGCCCGATGGCATGACGCTGTCCGATGTTTCCAAGCGCATGATGGTGTCGAACGGCAATGTCACCGGTCTCGTCGAGCGTCTCGTGGAATCCGGTCATCTCGACCGGCGGACCTCGGAAACGGACCGCCGCGTCCAGGTGATCCGCCTCACGAAACTCGGTCGCGCCGAGTTTCGCAGGATGGCTGCGGAACACGAAACCTGGATCGCCGATCTCTTCGCGGACCTGACGCCGAAGGATGTCCGCGAATTGATGCGGCTCCTGGCCAAGACCAAGGCGTCGGCGCAGAAATCGGCCGCGCGCCGCCGGCCGTAA
- a CDS encoding ABC transporter substrate-binding protein, whose product MKTQMTLAAAAMLLGTAMSPALAQEKIKLGVVVTLSGPAAALGQQVRDGFALAVKDLGGKMGGRDVEVVVVDDELKPDAAVTKVKGLLERDKVDFVVGPIFSNILQAIHRPITESKTFLISPNAGPSTFAGKDCNPFFYVTSYQNDQVHEILGKVAQDRGYKRMYLMVPNYQAGKDSVAGFKLDYKGEIVEESYMPLNTLDFQPELSKISSQKPDALFTFMPGGLGVNLVKQYRQAGLADTIPVLSAFTVDESTLPAQQDAAVGMFGGANWAPNLDNPQNKKFVTAYEAAYNGVPGTYAFQAYDAAMLIDSAVKAVKGNLSNKDAVAAALKKADFTSLRGAFKFNTNGYPIQDFYLTKVAKRPDGKFQTEIVQKVFENYGDRYAKDCKAAN is encoded by the coding sequence ATGAAGACGCAAATGACCTTGGCCGCAGCCGCCATGCTGCTCGGCACCGCGATGAGCCCTGCCCTCGCCCAGGAGAAAATCAAGCTGGGTGTGGTCGTGACCCTGTCGGGACCTGCCGCTGCGCTGGGCCAGCAGGTCCGCGACGGCTTCGCCCTCGCGGTGAAGGATCTCGGCGGCAAGATGGGCGGCCGCGACGTCGAGGTCGTGGTGGTCGATGACGAGCTCAAGCCGGACGCGGCGGTGACCAAGGTCAAGGGCTTGCTCGAGCGCGACAAGGTCGACTTCGTGGTCGGCCCGATCTTCTCCAACATCCTCCAGGCGATCCACAGGCCGATCACGGAATCGAAGACCTTCCTGATCAGCCCCAATGCCGGTCCGTCGACCTTTGCCGGCAAGGACTGCAACCCGTTCTTCTATGTGACGTCCTATCAGAACGACCAGGTGCACGAGATCCTCGGCAAGGTCGCGCAGGATCGCGGCTACAAGCGCATGTACCTGATGGTCCCGAACTATCAGGCCGGCAAGGATTCGGTGGCGGGCTTCAAGCTCGACTACAAGGGCGAGATCGTCGAGGAATCCTACATGCCGCTGAACACGCTCGACTTCCAGCCGGAGCTGTCCAAGATTTCCTCGCAGAAGCCCGATGCGCTCTTCACGTTCATGCCGGGCGGCCTCGGCGTCAATCTCGTCAAGCAATACCGGCAGGCGGGCCTTGCCGACACCATTCCGGTGCTCTCCGCTTTCACGGTGGATGAATCGACCCTGCCCGCGCAGCAGGACGCGGCGGTTGGCATGTTCGGCGGCGCGAACTGGGCGCCCAATCTCGACAACCCGCAGAACAAGAAGTTCGTCACCGCCTATGAGGCCGCCTATAACGGCGTTCCCGGCACCTATGCTTTCCAGGCCTACGACGCCGCGATGCTGATCGACAGCGCGGTCAAAGCCGTGAAAGGCAATCTCTCCAACAAGGACGCGGTCGCCGCCGCCTTGAAGAAGGCGGACTTCACCTCGCTGCGCGGCGCCTTCAAGTTCAACACCAACGGTTATCCGATCCAAGACTTCTATCTGACCAAGGTTGCCAAGCGGCCGGACGGCAAGTTCCAGACCGAGATCGTGCAGAAGGTCTTTGAGAACTACGGCGACCGCTATGCCAAGGACTGCAAGGCGGCAAACTAA